ATGCGCGGCCTGCGCCATCAACTTGAAGCCCGCCTCAAGCTGCTCCGCGGTGACGCTCTCTTCCATGGGGATCGCCCCTGAGCCAGGCTGGCGAATGTCATTGCCGCCTTCAAACGCGACCACATACTTCAAACCCGGCTGCGCGATCACGTCGCGGTTGAAGCGGCCTACCGCAGCATCGCCCCACACCGGTCCCCATCCACCGCGACCTGCATGAAGTACGCGATTGCCCGAGACACCGAGGTTCACCACCGCAGGAGCATTGGCCCCACGCGCCTCCTGCAGACGGCGCCAGAGATCATCCGTCCAACGGCGGTTCTGGTTCGGCGAAGAGTGCGCGCCATCGGTCGTCGACGAACCAATCGCCGCGATCGTATACGGCGCAGTGCGCGAAGCCACCTCTACGCCCATCACGACCAGTCGCAGCGGCGTCTTCTTCGCGTCGGCAAGCTTCGCCGCGTTCGTCTGATCGCCCTTCGCCTCAAAGCCCGTCTGCAACGCCATGTAATGCACGCTCGGTTGGCTGACCTTACCGCGCACATAGAAAGTCACGGCCAAATCCTTGCCTGCTTCAACGGGCAGATTCGCGGCATCTGTCACCAGCCACTTGCCGGGCGCAACCGTCATCTGAGACTTGCCCGCGGACTTCAACTCCACGCTCTGCGCAGGATCGATCTCGCCATCCTTCATCGCAGGCGCGACACGAATCGCGTCAATCACGAGTGGTTGCGTCGAGAAAGTATTCGACAAGCGCACGCGCACGGCGAGCCCCGAGGCGGTGAGATGCACGACCTCGCGCACGGTCGTGTCGCCGAGTTGGGTGTCATCGAAATGCGGCTCTTCCTCGGCGACGCCACACGGCGCAGCGGCCCACGCCGACACCCAGCGCGGCGCACCTACCTGCGCCAACAGCGGCCACGCGCACACAGCCAGCGCGAGCACACCCCAAGACGATGCGTTCAAGAATCTACGCGACAAGAAAACCCTCTTCCCCGGAACGGAGAAACAGTATTCGCCGCTACATCGATATGTAAAGCCGCATTTATCTATGGAATTGTTTTGGGATTCTTATCAACCGATTTGAAAACCGCCATCGCTCCGAGCGCATGGAGATGCTCAGCGCGACAGAATCAATGCGCATCATCGATGCCCACTTGGCGACCAGATAGGCCTTGAACTCCGCGGGAACAACTACGTTTGCAGTTTGTACTTGGGGCGTAGCAAAACCTCGAATCAGAGGGATGGCCCTTGATCCGTGTATCGCCGACTGCCTCTAACCCGCTTCGCGACTGCGAAGGGCACTACATGGGGAAGGATCGCGCGACTGCGCTCTGAGGAAGAGCGCAGGTCGATTTTGCATTGCAAGCAAAATCAACCTCCGAAAGAGTGCGGAACCTATGACCACGGCATAACCGACCTTGAGACGCATTTGCAGCCATCTTCTACTCTTGGGCGCGTCCACTTGCCGTTCAAATACATGCCTTTGCTGGTTTCGTACTTCTTGCCGTTCGCCGCACGATGGGCAGCGTCACGCTGCATGTCCGACTCAGAAGGGTTACGAGGATCGTTCATGCACGGAGCCGCGTACATCCAGATGGCGTGGGTGATGCCAAGAGAACCCCGCCGCTCTTGTTCAATCATGGCCGTAGCCTTGTCATTTAAAGACAAAGCAACCTGCCCGGCTTGCCCGCGCGTCATTCCAGCGATTTCCATTAGCGCGTTAGAAAGCAGGTGCAAATCTTTTCCCGCGGAGACAGAGCGCAAAGCCGCCTGATAAATCGCTTCGACATGCTTCTTTGGCAAGCCGAGCGATTGAAGTTCTTTCGCAGGTCGCTTTTGACTGTCTCCGTCACCAATGCCGGGTCAAACGCAACCGTCGGGATGGCTTTGAGTTCCTTCCCAGAGTGGTGTTCTTCCGTCTTATTGCTGTCAGAAAATAGGCGTCGAAGCCAAGACACAGTTCATTCTCCCTTGAGAGTTCATCTCAAGATTCCCGCGTGTACCAAAAGCTCAGTGCGAGGACAGACGGAGAGCCGACCTCCAGCCTTCGCCAATTTACGAAAGCAGCGCACTCGATCAGCGCCTTATATTGCGCCGGGCATCGAACAGCAAAGCTTGCCACGTTCGCCAACTCAAGCGTGAGAACCTTGCCGGGTTCACAATGAACGTTCGACATGCCATCATCTGGGGCGTCGAGCGAAGTCATACAGTCGATCCAAGCGTCCATGTTCCTGCCATAGAACGCAGGGAAACCGAAGACTTGAGCAAACTCGCTATGAAACGACTCCCAATCTCGTATGTTCTTGCAGTCTAAGGAAACCTTTGCAATAGTCACTGCTCAAGCATAGAGTTTGCACGATATACGGGTATACCCCAATTGACTTGGTACGCCCGCACTGCGGGGCGGAGCACCCGCCTGCCAAGCTGGATTCCTTGAAATACCGGGTTTTCAGATGGAGTCTGTTCTACCCGCGCCGGGGCATCCGAAGAGCGATCTTTGGTATGTACCGGTACAAGACATAGCCCGCATCGTGCCATTCCTAAGTTATTCATTTGTATTGATTTAGTTGGTGGGCACAGCAGGATTCGAACCTACGACTTCCACCGTGTGAAGGTGCCGTGCTAAACCTAAGTTATTGACGGTAAAAGGGATATTTGACGGTAAAACCGGCAAAACCGGCCCAAATGGCGGTATTTGCCACAAAAATGCCACAAAGCCATAGCGAACTGATGTGGGTATTTGGGTTGGTTTGCGGGGAACCAACCCTGCTTGGCTTATGAGCGAAAAGCGGCCTAGATTGCCCGTCCCTCTTCGATTCACTGGACGCCGTAAACTGATCGCCATCTCGACAGACCAGAGCGCGAGATTAGTGCAGTGGCCTGTACGCATCAATGGAGAGCCCGTGGGGACGTCGATAAACATAACTGGCTTGAGCCGACAGGCTCCGATGGTTAGTTCGACCGGAGCTTGCCGACATCCCGAATAGCACCCCGAGCTGCGTTGCTCGTCAGCGCAGCGTATGCCTGAAGTGCCGGTGAAACGGCCCTTTCACGTTCGATTGGCTTCCACGCCCTGGAGCCACGAGCTATCATTGCCGCGCGGCGCTCTTCAAGAATGTCTTTGCTGAGTTCAAGCTGAATGGAACGAGACGGGATATCGATCTTGATCGTGTCGCCGGTTTCGACTAGGCCAAGGAGGCCACCTTCGGCG
Above is a genomic segment from Granulicella cerasi containing:
- a CDS encoding SGNH/GDSL hydrolase family protein, which produces MNASSWGVLALAVCAWPLLAQVGAPRWVSAWAAAPCGVAEEEPHFDDTQLGDTTVREVVHLTASGLAVRVRLSNTFSTQPLVIDAIRVAPAMKDGEIDPAQSVELKSAGKSQMTVAPGKWLVTDAANLPVEAGKDLAVTFYVRGKVSQPSVHYMALQTGFEAKGDQTNAAKLADAKKTPLRLVVMGVEVASRTAPYTIAAIGSSTTDGAHSSPNQNRRWTDDLWRRLQEARGANAPAVVNLGVSGNRVLHAGRGGWGPVWGDAAVGRFNRDVIAQPGLKYVVAFEGGNDIRQPGSGAIPMEESVTAEQLEAGFKLMAQAAHDRGAKFIAGTITPFEHADKNRAEDPRWEKTRTAFNEWARHSREIDGVVDFDAAIRDPEHPARILAKYDSGDHLHPNDAGYQAMADSISLDLFQ
- a CDS encoding barstar family protein, coding for MTIAKVSLDCKNIRDWESFHSEFAQVFGFPAFYGRNMDAWIDCMTSLDAPDDGMSNVHCEPGKVLTLELANVASFAVRCPAQYKALIECAAFVNWRRLEVGSPSVLALSFWYTRES